The Oncorhynchus nerka isolate Pitt River linkage group LG24, Oner_Uvic_2.0, whole genome shotgun sequence genome has a window encoding:
- the cirbpb gene encoding cold inducible RNA binding protein b isoform X1, with amino-acid sequence MSDEGKLFVGGLCFDTDETSLEEAFSKYGNIAKVDVVRDRETQRSRGFGFVTFENPEDAKDAMAAMNGKSVDGRMIRVDEAGKSGGRSDRGGGFRGGSGGFRGGSGGFRGGRGRGGGGYGGGERSYGGDRSYGGDRSYGGDRSYGGGGDRSYGGGYRSGGGGGGYSSGGGSGGYREARSGGEGGYGGRSGGSYRDSYDSYGEYKDVA; translated from the exons ATGTCTGACGAGGGGAAGCTTTTTGTTGGAGGATTGTGTTTTGACACCGATGAAACTTCACTGGAAGAGGCGTTTTCAAAATATGGAAACATCGCTAAAG TCGACGTTGTCAGAGATCGTGAGACGCAGAGATCCAGGGGTTTCGGCTTTGTGACTTTTGAAAACCCAGAAGATGCCAAAGACGCAATGGCTGCAATGAATGGCAAG TCGGTCGATGGCAGGATGATTCGTGTGGATGAAGCTGGCAAATCAGGAGGAAGATCTGACCGCGGGGGTGGCTTCAGGGGCGGTTCTGGTGGTTTCAGGGGCGGTTCTGGTGGCTtcagaggaggcagaggaagag GTGGTGGAGGTTATGGTGGGGGAGAAAGAAGCTATGGTGGGGATCGCAGTTATGGCGGCGATCGCAGTTATGGCGGGGACCGCAGTTATGGGGGTGGTGGGGACCGCAGCTATGGGGGTGGCtacaggagtggtggtggtggaggaggatacTCCTCTGGGGGTGGCAGCGGAGGTTACAGAGAGGCCAG GAGTGGAGGAGAAGGTGGTTATGGTGGCCGCTCTGGGGGATCCTACAGAGACAGCTATGACAGCTATGGTGAGTATAAAGATGTAGCCTAG
- the cirbpb gene encoding cold inducible RNA binding protein b isoform X2 yields the protein MSDEGKLFVGGLCFDTDETSLEEAFSKYGNIAKVDVVRDRETQRSRGFGFVTFENPEDAKDAMAAMNGKSVDGRMIRVDEAGKSGGRSDRGGGFRGGSGGFRGGSGGFRGGRGRGGGGYGGGERSYGGDRSYGGDRSYGGDRSYGGGGDRSYGGGYRSGGGGGGYSSGGGSGGYREARSGGEGGYGGRSGGSYRDSYDSYATHE from the exons ATGTCTGACGAGGGGAAGCTTTTTGTTGGAGGATTGTGTTTTGACACCGATGAAACTTCACTGGAAGAGGCGTTTTCAAAATATGGAAACATCGCTAAAG TCGACGTTGTCAGAGATCGTGAGACGCAGAGATCCAGGGGTTTCGGCTTTGTGACTTTTGAAAACCCAGAAGATGCCAAAGACGCAATGGCTGCAATGAATGGCAAG TCGGTCGATGGCAGGATGATTCGTGTGGATGAAGCTGGCAAATCAGGAGGAAGATCTGACCGCGGGGGTGGCTTCAGGGGCGGTTCTGGTGGTTTCAGGGGCGGTTCTGGTGGCTtcagaggaggcagaggaagag GTGGTGGAGGTTATGGTGGGGGAGAAAGAAGCTATGGTGGGGATCGCAGTTATGGCGGCGATCGCAGTTATGGCGGGGACCGCAGTTATGGGGGTGGTGGGGACCGCAGCTATGGGGGTGGCtacaggagtggtggtggtggaggaggatacTCCTCTGGGGGTGGCAGCGGAGGTTACAGAGAGGCCAG GAGTGGAGGAGAAGGTGGTTATGGTGGCCGCTCTGGGGGATCCTACAGAGACAGCTATGACAGCTATG CTACACACgagtaa